The Kineosporia corallincola region CAAGCCGCAGAAAGAGCTCACCGTCGGCCGGCGGGCGCTGTTCAGCGGCAAGGTGTCGCGCTACCAGAACCGCAAGCAGCTGGCCCAGCCGATGTACGAGCTGCTCGACGACGAGTCGCAGATGACCGAGGACGAGATCCAGCAGCGCCTGGTCATGCCGCTGCCGATCTACCCGGCCACCGGCAAGGTCGGTTCCACGCTCATCCGTAACTCGATCCGCCCGGTGCTCGACACGCTGCCGAAAGACCTGCCCGACCCGGTGCCGGACCGGGTCCGGGCGAAACTCGGCCTGATCGGCCTGAGCTCGGCACTGCGGCAGATCCACGCCCCCGGCGACCGGGCCCAGCTGGCGGCGGCGCAGCGGCGGCTGAAGTTCGAGGAGGCGTTCGTGCTCCAGACCCTGCTGGTCTGGCGCAAGGCCACCGACCGGCAGCAGCAGGCCACCCCGCGCGACCACGTGCCCGGCGGGTTTCTCGACGCCCTCGACGAGCGGCTGCCGTTCGAGCTGACCGAGGGGCAGAAGAAGGTGGGCGACGAGATCGCCGCCGACCTGTCGCAGGAACACCCGATGCACCGGCTGCTCCAGGGCGAGGTCGGCTCGGGCAAGACGCTGGTGGCGCTGCGGGCGATGGCCCGGGTGGTCGACTCCGGCGGCCAGGCCGCGCTGCTGGCCCCCACCGAGGTGCTCGCCGTGCAGCACCACCGCTCGATCAGCGCGATGCTCGGCGACCTGGCCGCGGGCGGCATGCTCGGCGGCGACGACCGGGGCACCCGGGTCACGCTGCTCACCGGCTCGATGAACACGGCCACCCGGCGCAAGGCGCTGCTGGAGGTGGCCTCCGGCGACGCCGGCATCGTGGTCGGCACCCACGCCCTCATCCAGGACACCGTGCAGTTCTCCGACCTGGGCCTGGTGGTGGTCGACGAGCAGCACCGGTTCGGCGTGGAGCAGCGTGACGCGTTGCGGCAGAAGGGGAAGAACACCCCGCACCTGCTGGTGATGACCGCCACGCCGATCCCGCGCACGGTCGCCATGACGGTGTTCGGCGACCTGGAGACGTCGGTGCTCGACCAGCTCCCGGCCGGGCGCAGCGAGATCCAGACCCACGTGGTGCCGGTGCGCGACGAGCGCTGGCTCAGCCGTACCTGGCAGCGGGTGGCGGAGGAGTGCCGGGCCGGGCACCAGGCCTACGTGGTCTGCGCCCGGATCGGCGAGGACGAGTCCGAGGACGACGTCGACCCGGTGGACGACGACCGGCTCGAGCTGAAGCTCGGCGACGAGAAGCGCCCGGCCGCCGCCGCGATCGACGTGCTGGCGGCCCTGCGGGTCCAGCCGGAGCTGGACGGCCTGGTGATCGAGATGCTGCACGGCCGGATGCCCGCGGACGAGCGGGAGGAGGTGATGCGCCGGTTCTCCGCCAACGAGGTGCACGTGCTGGTCGCCACCACGGTGATCGAGGTCGGTGTGGACGTGCCGAACGCCACCGCGATGGTGATCACCGATGCCGACCGGTTCGGGGTGTCGCAGCTGCACCAGCTGCGCGGCCGGGTCGGCCGGGGCGCGGCGGCGGGCGTCTGCCTGCTGCTCACCGAGGCCGGGCAGGGGCCCTCGCTGGACCGGTTGCGGGCGGTGGAGAGCACCCGCGACGGCTTCGAGCTGGCTCGCATCGACCTGGAGACCCGCCGTGAGGGAGACGTGCTGGGCTCGAAGCAGTCCGGCCTGAACTCCTCGCTGAAGCTGCTGCGGGTGCTGCGCGACGAGAAGGTCATCGTGGAGGCCCGGGCCGCGGCCACCGAGCTGCTCGACGAAGACGTGCGGCTGCGGGCCCATCCGCAGCTGGTGGCCGCACTGCGACCGTGGGTCGGTTCCGACCGCGCGGCCTTCCTGGATCGGGGTTAGTGATGAGCAGGATCGTGTCCGGCGTCGCCGGTGGCCGCCGGCTGGTGGTGCCCAGGGGCGGCGCCACCCGCCCCACCAGCGAACGCGTGCGGGAGGCCCTGTTCGGGTCGCTCGACGCTCGTGACCTGGTGCGGGGGGTGCCCGTGCTCGACCTGTTCTGCGGTTCCGGCGCCCTCGGCCTGGAGGCGATGAGCCGCGGGGCCACCCAGGGGGTGCTGGTGGACGCCGGAAAACCGGCTGTCGACGCCGCCCGCAAGAACGTGGCCACGCTCGGTCTCTCCGATGTCGCGGTGGTGCACTCGCCCGTGCAGAAGTACCTCGACGGCCGCCCGGCCCTGGCCGCCGGCCTGGTGTTCGCCGACCCGCCGTACCCGCTGGACGAGGACGAGCTGGCGTCCCTGCTGGCGTCCCTGGCCGGCCGGGGCTGGCTGGCGCCCGACGCCACCGTGGTGGTGGAGCGCAGCCGCCGGTCGCCGGAACCGCGCTGGCCGGCCGGGCTGCACCGGGAGAAGGAACGCCGCTACGGCGAGACGACGATCTGGCAGGCGGTGTGGGACCCGGAGCCCTCGTCGTCCTGAAGCTCTTGAGAGACCGTCGTGCTCTGCCGGGGGCTTTCGGGGGCACCGGCCAGGTGGCTGAGGGGTGGCCGGCGGGTGATCGAGGGGCGCCAAGGGGTGATCAAGGGCACCGGGTGACCGGTGAGCGCACCGGGCCCTGCCCGGTAGCGTCGTGCGGGTGACTCGTCGTTGCGTGTGCCCCGGCAGTTTCGACCCGGTGACCAACGGTCATCTCGACGTGATCCGGCGGGCGACCGTCCTGTTCGACGAGGTGATCGTGGCGGTGGCCGGCAACCCGTCGAAGAGGTCGATGTTCACCGTTCCCGAGCGGGTCGGGCTGATCAAGCAGAGCCTGACCGACCTGCCGCAGGTCACGGTGATGCCGGTGGACGGCGGCCTGCTGGTCGACTTCTGCCGCCGGGTGCAGGCCGTGGCGGTGGTCAAAGGGCTGCGCGGCGGCACCGATTTCGCCTACGAACTGCCGATGGCCCTGATGAACCGGCATCTGTCCGGGATCGAGACGGTATTCCTGTCCGGAGAGCCCAGATTCGAGCATGTTTCGAGTAGTTTGATCAAAGAGGTTGCGACGCATGGGGGCGACGTGTCCGGACTTGTCCCGGACCATGTCCTGGCGCGCCTCCTGGAACGAGTCGGGCGGGTTGGTCAGACTGAAAACGGTCAGCCCGATGCGTTAGGTTAAAGCTCTCCGTGACTCTTGAGTTGCGCTGAGTGCCTTTTGCCGCTTCCCCACGCATCGGACCGAAAGCGTGGAGGGAGGTCTTCGGTGAGTCTTCGCCGAACCTTGGATGCAATGGGCGCAATGGTCGAGCGGGCGTCTTCGGTCCCGCTCTCGGCGTCCTGCATGGTGAACCGCGCCGAGATGCTGGCCCTGGTGGAACGCGCCCGGGCCGAGCTGCCGGTCGAGCTGGACCAGGCGGCCGAGCTGCTGGTGGCGCACCAGGAGGTGATCTCCCGCGCCGAGTCCGAGGCGGAGGAGCTGCTGGCCCAGGCGCAGGCCGACGCCGAACAGATGATCACGGAGAGCGCGCTGGTGGCGAGTGCCGAGGCACGCTCGGAGCAGATCCTCGACGCGGCCCGGGCCGAGGCCGCCCGGTTGCTGCGCGAGTGCGATCTGTACTGCGACAACCGGCTGGGCGCGCTGGAGGAGACGCTCAACCGCAGTCTCGGGCAGGTGCGGCGCGGCCGGGACCGGCTGCGGGAGCGCAGTGAGCTGGACCATCTGGAGCCGCTGCCGGACGACGCCGACCCGCAGGGGTACGACGTGCAGGCCGAGCACGAGCAGGCGGTGGAGCGTCAGCGGGAGCGCGACGCCTGGGCGCAGCAGCCGGCCGACACCGGCCAGGAGGCCTACGACCAGGAACTTGAGGACGACGCAGGGGCCGTCAGGGCTCTCCCCGCCGGTCCCGTGGACCCGGCCGGCTCCGGCCCGGAGGCCGCGGAGCACGACACTCAGGGCGATGCCCGGGGGGATCAGGACCGGCAGGGCGGTGATCCGGGGGCGGCCGATCCGGTGATCCACGACCCGGTGCGGCCGGAGGGCGCGCCACCGGGGCACGGGGGTGACGGGCTCACGCCCTCGCCGTCCACCCGTGGGCCCGCACGCCACCCCGACGAGCTGGAGTACGAGCGGATACCGGCGGGCGTCGGGAGCGGTCTGGCCACCGGGCCGGAGAAACGGGTGCTCGACCTGACCGCCGTGGAACGGGCCGCCGAGCGTTCCGGTTTGGGATAAGCCCGCGACCTCGAGTAACCTTGCTCGCTGGTCTTAGTGTCCACCAGCCTGCTGGTCCGTGTGAGGAGTGCGCCATCCGTCTGAACGCCCGATCGCCCTATGTTCTCGACACGAGAGAACTCGGCAGGCGGCCGGGCATGATGCGGAAGGTGCAGCGCACCGTGCCGGCGCCGGCTGAGCTGGGCACCGAAGTGATCGGCGTCCCCGAGGGCTCCGACGTCGAGCTGGATCTCCGGCTCGAGGCGGTGATGGAAGGCGTGCTGGTCAGCGGCAAGATCTCGGCCGAGGCGGTGGGTGAGTGCATCCGTTGCCTCGACGAGGTTCGGCTGGATCTCGACGTTTCGATCTCTGAGCTCTTCAGTTACCCGGAGAACCGGGTGGCCGAGGACGAGGAGGAAGACCGTCAGGAACTCGTGGACGAGCTGATCGACCTCGAGTCGGCGATGCGTGACGCGATAGTGTCCGACCTGCCGTTCCAGCCGGTCTGCCGGGAGGACTGCCCGGGCCTGTGCTCCGAGTGCGGTGCGCACCTGGCAGACGACCCGGACCACAAGCACGAGGTGGCCGACCCCCGCTGGTCGGCACTTCAGGGCATCCTGACCGATGGGATGCCGAACCAAGCATCCGGTTCACCCGCAGTGGGTGCCCCGGACGATACGAAGGAGAGCTGAAGGCGTGGCCGTTCCGAAGCGGAAGATGTCCCGCAGCAACACGCGGTCCCGCCGGGCGCAGTGGAAGGCGACGCCGACGGCGCTCACCACCACGACGTCGGGTGGCACCACCACCTACTCCCGGCCGCACCAGGCGAAGGTCGTCACCGACTCCGCCGGCACCCCGCTGTACCTGGAGTACAAGGGTCGCAAGGTCAAGGACCTCTGAGTCTGAGCATGACGGCCGGGCATGCGTCTGACGAGGAGTCCATCTCCCTCTCAGGTCAGGAAGCCCACTTCGCTGTGACTACTGACCCAGACGACGCATCGTCAGCCGGCCTGGATGCCGAGGCTCTCGCCAAGCACGCAAGGCTTGTCGAGGTCCTCGGTGTCCAGGTCAGTCATGGGCTGCTGTTCAAGGCGCTGACCCACCGCTCGTACGCGTACGAGAACGGCGGGCTGCCGACGAACGAGCGGCTGGAGTTCCTGGGCGACTCCGTGCTGGGCCTGGTCGTCACCTCGGCCCTCTACCGCAGTCATCCCACGCTGCCCGAAGGGCAGCTGGCCAAGCTGCGGGCCGCCGTCGTCAACATGCGCGCGCTGGCCGGTGTCGGCCGCCGTCTCGGCCTGGGCGAGTACCTGATGCTCGGCCGGGGTGAGGAGGCCAGTGGTGGGCGCGACAAGTCGTCCATCCTCGCCGACACGGTCGAGGCCCTGATCGGCGCGGTCTACCTCGAGTCCGGCATGGACCTCGCGGGCGAGCTCGTGCACCGGCTGGTCGACCCGCTGCTGGAGACCAGCGCGGAACTCGGCGCCGGGCTGGACTGGAAGACCAGTCTTCAGGAACTCACCGCGGTGGAGGGCCTCGGGGTGCCGGAGTACTCGGTCACCGAGGAAGGCCCCGACCACGCCAAGATCTTCCACGCCGCGGCTCTGGTGCAGGGCATCAGCCGGGGCAACGGCAGCGGGCGCAGCAAGAAGGAGGCCGAGCAGGAGGCTGCGGCAGCCGCCTTCGGCCGTCTGACCGCCGACCGTGCCGCTCGCGCGGCGCAGGAGGAGAAGGCGGCCTCGGAAGACCCCGAGAACCCGTCCTCAGAGGACTGATTCGTGCCTGAGCTGCCCGAGGTCGAGGTGGTGCGGCGTGGCCTGGCCCGCTGGGTGACCGGCACCACCATCGACGACGTCGAGGTGCTGCACCCGCGGCCGGTACGCCGCCACGAGGCCGGTATCGACGACTTCGTGAGCCGTCTGAGCGGCGTCACCGTGCTGGACGCGGTGCGCCGCGGCAAGTTTCTCTGGCTCACCCTCGACTCCGGTGAGGCGTTGCTCGCCCACCTCGGCATGAGCGGCCAGCTGCTGCTGGAGGCCCCGGACGCCCCGGACGAGAAGCATCTCCGGGTCCGGCTCGGGCTGACCGGCGGCAGCGGCCGGGAGCTGCGGTTCGTGGACCAGCGCATGTTCGGCGGGCTGGCCGTGGTGGGCATGGTGAAGACGCCCGACGGCGGGCCCGGCGGGCTGGGCGGGGTGCCCGACGACGAGGTGCCCACCGGACTGCCCGAGGAACCTGCCGGGGAGGGCCCGGTGCAGGGGGAGTACGGCGCCGGTGAGGCGCTGCTCCCGCAGCCCGTGGCGCACATCGCGCGGGACGCCCTGGACCCGGCGCTCGACACCGACCTGCTCGCGGCCCGGCTGAAGCGACGCGAGACCGGGCTCAAGCGAGCACTTCTCGACCAGACGCTGATCTCGGGCATCGGCAACATCTACGCCGACGAGGCGCTGTGGCGGGCCCGGCTGCACTACGACCGGCCCACCGACAAGCTGAACCGCCCCACGCTGAACCGGCTGCTGGCCGACGTGCAGAACGTGATGCGCGAGGCGCTGGCTCAGGGCGGCACCAGCTTCGACAGCCTGTACGTCGACGTGAACGGCCAGAGCGGTTATTTCGAGCGGGGTCTCGACGCCTACGGGCGCGAGGGCGAGGCCTGCCACCGGTGCGGGACGCAGATCCGGCGCGAGAGCTTCATGAACCGGTCTTCGTTCTTCTGTCCGAAGTGCCAGCCGAAGCCCCGCGCCGGGCGGTCCTGAGTCCGGTCAGTCGAGCCGGTAGCCGTAGCCGCGCAGCGTGACCAGGCGGTCGGCGTGGCGGCCGAGTTTCACCCGCAGCCGGCGCACGTGCACGTCGATGGTGCGGTCGCCGGAGATGTAACCGGTGTGCCACACGGCGCGCATCAGCTCGTCGCGGCCGAGGGCCTGACCCCGGTGCCGCTCCAGGAAGGCGAGCAGGTCGAACTCGCGGCGGGTCAGCTCGACCGGGTCGCCGTCGAGTGCCAGGGTGCGGCGGGTGGTGTCGACGTCGAACGGCTCCGCCGGGTCGCGCGGGCTCTCGGCCGGAACCGGTGCGAGCGGCCGCTTTCCGGCCTCGTCGTCGAGCGGCGCCCAGCGCCGGCCGACGACTGCGCCGTTGGTACCGGCGGGCTTCGGGCCGCCCTGCCCGAGGCCGGCCGGCCGGCCCGGCTCACGCAGCTCGATCTCCACGCTGGTGATCACGTCGGGCGCCACCGCGTGCACCAGGTCTTCCACCGCGCGGGCGATGCCGCGCAGGTCGGGGCCGGGCTGATGCTGTGCCCGCGGACCCTGCCCGTCGCCCGTCACCTCTCGTGCGCCGCGTCGGGCGTCGGCCGGCGTGCCGGGCACGCTGAGCCGCACCACCAGCCCGGTCTGGGAGTGGTCGCCTCGATTGGCATCTGGCCCCGGTGAGGTCAACATTGAAAAGCTCCGGTCGCGTAGATCAGCAGGAACAGCCCCGCGGCGCACGGGCCGCGACGCTCGCGCGTCGTGACAGGGCGCCATTTACCCAGATCAGTTATGAAAAACAACTAGCCATGAGATCGAGTGAAGCACTCGTACGGCTCCACTTCAAGTAACTCTATCGGATTGGTCTAGAATTTCTCGCAATCCTGATCTCGGAGGCATCGATGGCCCTGCCAGACTTCTTTCTGCTCGGCGCGCCGAAGGCCGGGACCACGGCGTTGCACGCGGCCCTGGCCCAGCATCCGCAGCTGTACCTGTCGGCGGTGAAGGAGCCGAAGTTCTACCTGTGCGACGGCGGGCCGCCCCGGCGCTCGGGGCAGCGCGGTCCCGGCGACGCGCACAGCGCGCGGGAGTGGGTGTGGCGGCGCGGTGAGTACGAGGCGCTGTTCGACGTGGCGCCCCCGGGCACGCTGAAGGGTGAGAGCACGCCGTTCTACCTCTACGACCGGCTGGCCCAGCGGCGCCTCCGCGCCGACGTGCCGCACGCGAAACTGCTGGTGGTGCTGAGGGATCCGATCGACCGGGCGTACTCGAACTGGATGCACCTGTGGTCCGACGGGCTGGAGCCGATCGGTGACTTCGCCCGGGCCTGGGCCGCCGAGGACGAGCGGGTGGC contains the following coding sequences:
- the recG gene encoding ATP-dependent DNA helicase RecG, yielding MPERLRESLTKVLGSRTAKVLERELGLETVNDLLRHYPRRYMELGELTPIDSLPEDVPVSLVAEVRKVSVREMKTRRSKIMTVEVTDGHGSLDLTFFNNVFKPQKELTVGRRALFSGKVSRYQNRKQLAQPMYELLDDESQMTEDEIQQRLVMPLPIYPATGKVGSTLIRNSIRPVLDTLPKDLPDPVPDRVRAKLGLIGLSSALRQIHAPGDRAQLAAAQRRLKFEEAFVLQTLLVWRKATDRQQQATPRDHVPGGFLDALDERLPFELTEGQKKVGDEIAADLSQEHPMHRLLQGEVGSGKTLVALRAMARVVDSGGQAALLAPTEVLAVQHHRSISAMLGDLAAGGMLGGDDRGTRVTLLTGSMNTATRRKALLEVASGDAGIVVGTHALIQDTVQFSDLGLVVVDEQHRFGVEQRDALRQKGKNTPHLLVMTATPIPRTVAMTVFGDLETSVLDQLPAGRSEIQTHVVPVRDERWLSRTWQRVAEECRAGHQAYVVCARIGEDESEDDVDPVDDDRLELKLGDEKRPAAAAIDVLAALRVQPELDGLVIEMLHGRMPADEREEVMRRFSANEVHVLVATTVIEVGVDVPNATAMVITDADRFGVSQLHQLRGRVGRGAAAGVCLLLTEAGQGPSLDRLRAVESTRDGFELARIDLETRREGDVLGSKQSGLNSSLKLLRVLRDEKVIVEARAAATELLDEDVRLRAHPQLVAALRPWVGSDRAAFLDRG
- the rsmD gene encoding 16S rRNA (guanine(966)-N(2))-methyltransferase RsmD, producing the protein MSRIVSGVAGGRRLVVPRGGATRPTSERVREALFGSLDARDLVRGVPVLDLFCGSGALGLEAMSRGATQGVLVDAGKPAVDAARKNVATLGLSDVAVVHSPVQKYLDGRPALAAGLVFADPPYPLDEDELASLLASLAGRGWLAPDATVVVERSRRSPEPRWPAGLHREKERRYGETTIWQAVWDPEPSSS
- the coaD gene encoding pantetheine-phosphate adenylyltransferase; protein product: MTNGHLDVIRRATVLFDEVIVAVAGNPSKRSMFTVPERVGLIKQSLTDLPQVTVMPVDGGLLVDFCRRVQAVAVVKGLRGGTDFAYELPMALMNRHLSGIETVFLSGEPRFEHVSSSLIKEVATHGGDVSGLVPDHVLARLLERVGRVGQTENGQPDALG
- a CDS encoding YceD family protein encodes the protein MMRKVQRTVPAPAELGTEVIGVPEGSDVELDLRLEAVMEGVLVSGKISAEAVGECIRCLDEVRLDLDVSISELFSYPENRVAEDEEEDRQELVDELIDLESAMRDAIVSDLPFQPVCREDCPGLCSECGAHLADDPDHKHEVADPRWSALQGILTDGMPNQASGSPAVGAPDDTKES
- the rpmF gene encoding 50S ribosomal protein L32 — encoded protein: MAVPKRKMSRSNTRSRRAQWKATPTALTTTTSGGTTTYSRPHQAKVVTDSAGTPLYLEYKGRKVKDL
- the rnc gene encoding ribonuclease III — encoded protein: MTTDPDDASSAGLDAEALAKHARLVEVLGVQVSHGLLFKALTHRSYAYENGGLPTNERLEFLGDSVLGLVVTSALYRSHPTLPEGQLAKLRAAVVNMRALAGVGRRLGLGEYLMLGRGEEASGGRDKSSILADTVEALIGAVYLESGMDLAGELVHRLVDPLLETSAELGAGLDWKTSLQELTAVEGLGVPEYSVTEEGPDHAKIFHAAALVQGISRGNGSGRSKKEAEQEAAAAAFGRLTADRAARAAQEEKAASEDPENPSSED
- a CDS encoding Fpg/Nei family DNA glycosylase; its protein translation is MPELPEVEVVRRGLARWVTGTTIDDVEVLHPRPVRRHEAGIDDFVSRLSGVTVLDAVRRGKFLWLTLDSGEALLAHLGMSGQLLLEAPDAPDEKHLRVRLGLTGGSGRELRFVDQRMFGGLAVVGMVKTPDGGPGGLGGVPDDEVPTGLPEEPAGEGPVQGEYGAGEALLPQPVAHIARDALDPALDTDLLAARLKRRETGLKRALLDQTLISGIGNIYADEALWRARLHYDRPTDKLNRPTLNRLLADVQNVMREALAQGGTSFDSLYVDVNGQSGYFERGLDAYGREGEACHRCGTQIRRESFMNRSSFFCPKCQPKPRAGRS
- a CDS encoding winged helix-turn-helix domain-containing protein translates to MLTSPGPDANRGDHSQTGLVVRLSVPGTPADARRGAREVTGDGQGPRAQHQPGPDLRGIARAVEDLVHAVAPDVITSVEIELREPGRPAGLGQGGPKPAGTNGAVVGRRWAPLDDEAGKRPLAPVPAESPRDPAEPFDVDTTRRTLALDGDPVELTRREFDLLAFLERHRGQALGRDELMRAVWHTGYISGDRTIDVHVRRLRVKLGRHADRLVTLRGYGYRLD